In Zingiber officinale cultivar Zhangliang chromosome 3B, Zo_v1.1, whole genome shotgun sequence, a single window of DNA contains:
- the LOC122055272 gene encoding glutathione S-transferase T3-like has protein sequence MSFPPQNLQNVQGFGNSMNHLNYAPRGPYQSLPAEYWQNMSHPYFTLSVVHGYGTPHTTGMSFTFSMSNEPTTPTFVPETQLFNRESPIEVVNLEKMVSNAEGTRKRSSWTKVEDEVLARSFVTISDDPIISNDQKADVFWGRVASYYNENLPLGSNTRSANVIRSHWHNTIQKSGHSDEDILRFAYEKYLSENNGVAFNLEHVWRIVKDRPMFTPQSADHFVATKKTRTSESGASNTSSN, from the exons ATGTCGTTTCCtccacaaaatcttcaaaatGTCCAAGGTTTTGGAAATTCTATGAATCATCTGAATTATGCCCCTCGAGGTCCATATCAATCGCTTCCAGCTGAATATTGGCAAAACATGAGTCATCCATATTTCACGCTGTCGGTTGTTCATGGATATGGTACCCCGCACACAACTGGTATGTCTTTCACTTTTTCGATGTCGAATGAACCTACAACTCCGACTTTTGTCCCGGAGACTCAACTTTTCAACCGTGAATCCCCAATTGAGGTGGTCAATTTAGAAAAGATGGTTTCAAATGCTGAGGGTACAAGAAAGCGTTCAAGTTGGACAAAGGTTGAAGACGAGGTCTTAGCGAGAAGTTTTGTCACTATCAGTGATGATCCAATAATCAGCAATGATCAAAAGGCGGATGTTTTTTGGGGACGGGTTGCAAGCTACTACAATGAGAATCTTCCCCTAGGTTCAAACACCAGAAGTGCAAATGTTATACGGTCACATTGGCACAATACAATCCAAAAAAG TGGTCACAGTGATGAAGATATATTGAGGTTTGCGTACGAAAAATATCTATCCGAAAACAATGGTGTTGCATTCAATCTCGAACATGTGTGGAGAATTGTCAAAGACCGTCCAATGTTTACTCCACAGTCCGCTGATCACTTTGTGGCCACAAAGAAGACGAGGACCTCAGAGTCGGGAGCAAGCAACACCTCCTCCAACTAA